A window of the Fusarium poae strain DAOMC 252244 chromosome 3, whole genome shotgun sequence genome harbors these coding sequences:
- a CDS encoding hypothetical protein (MEROPS:MER0066916~BUSCO:46493at5125) → MISLTVGVLALQGGFSEHIDLVRKAAESISSTENISKNKIQCIEVRTKEQLDQCGALIIPGGESTTISFVAAQSGLLEPLRDFVKVQKRPVWGTCAGLILLSDEANATKKGGQELIGGLAVRVHRNHFGRQTESFEAGMNLPFLNDEKPFPGVFIRAPVVEQVIGASDERQPVEVLAKLPGRVDKMKAGVSQANTKDGSGDIVAVRQGNVMGTSFHPELTKDERIHVWWLKEILNQQ, encoded by the exons ATGATCAGTCTCACTGTTGGTGTCTTGGCCCTTCAAGGTGGTTTTTCAGAACACATTGATCTTGTTCGCAAAGCCGCAGAGTCTATCTCTTCTACAGAAAACATCTCCAAGAACAAAATCCAATGCATTGAAGTTCGAACAAAGGAGCAGCTTGATCAATGCGGCGCTCTCATCATCCCAGGTGGTGAGAGCACTACAATCTCTTTCGTCGCTGCTCAATCTGGTCTACTAGAGCCACTGAGAGATTTCGTCAA AGTTCAAAAGAGACCTGTTTGGGGAACTTGTGCTGGTCTAATTCTGctctcagatgaagccaatGCTACCAAGAAAGGCGGCCAGGAACTCATCGGTGGTCTCGCCGTCCGTGTTCACCGCAATCACTTTGGTCGTCAAACAGAAAGTTTTGAAGCTGGCATGAATCTCCCTTTTTTGAATGACGAGAAGCCTTTTCCTGGTGTCTTTATCCGCGCGCCTGTCGTGGAACAAGTCATTGGGGCATCTGATGAACGACAACCAGTCGAAGTTCTTGCAAAACTACCAGGTCGTGTTGACAAAATGAAGGCTGGAGTCTCACAAGCCAACACAAAAGACGGTTCTGGCGATATAGTCGCTGTTAGACAGGGAAATGTGATGGGAACTAGTTTCCATCCAGAGCTGACAAAGGATGAGCGTATACATGTTTGGTGGCTAAAGGAGATTCTTAACCAGCAATAG
- the PDX1 gene encoding pyridoxine biosynthesis protein (BUSCO:40226at5125) yields the protein MTNDTSNNAGASNGEAKSSFTVKAGLAQMLKGGVIMDVVNAEQARIAEEAGACAVMALERVPADIRKDGGVARMSDPAMIKEIQDAVTIPVMAKARIGHFVECQILEALGVDYIDESEVLTPADDESHVEKSPFSVPFVCGCRNLGEALRRIAEGAAMIRTKGEAGTGDVVEAVRHMKTVNRDIAAAKAALAEGGIIRIREMARKLEVDAELLRQTAELGRLPVVNFAAGGVATPADAALMMQLGCDGVFVGSGIFKSGDPAKRAKAIVRATTHFRDAKVLAETSTGLGEAMVGINCDSMKPEEKLAGRGW from the coding sequence ATGACAAACGATACCTCCAACAACGCTGGCGCCTCCAATGGCGAGGCCAAGTCCTCCTTCACCGTCAAGGCCGGTCTCGCTCAGATGCTCAAGGGCGGTGTCATCATGGACGTCGTAAACGCTGAGCAAGCTCGCATCGCCGAAGAAGCCGGTGCCTGCGCCgtcatggccctcgagcgtgTCCCCGCCGACATCCGCAAGGACGGTGGTGTCGCTCGCATGTCCGACCCCGCCATGATCAAGGAGATCCAAGACGCCGTCACGATCCCCGTCATGGCCAAGGCCCGTATCGGTCACTTTGTCGAGTGCCAGATCCTCGAGGCTCTTGGTGTTGACTACATTGACGAGTCCGAGGTTCTCACCCCCGCCGACGACGAGAGCCACGTCGAAAAGAGCCCCTTCAGCGTCCCTTTTGTTTGCGGATGCCGAAACCTGGGTGAAGCCCTCCGCCGAATCGCCGAAGGCGCTGCCATGATCCGAACAAAGGGCGAGGCCGGTACCGGAGACGTTGTCGAAGCTGTGCGACACATGAAGACTGTCAACAGAGACATTGCAGCAGCCAAGGCCGCTCTCGCAGAGGGAGGCATCATCCGTATCCGCGAGATGGCCCGCAAGCTGGAAGTCGACGCCGAGCTGCTCCGCCAAACCGCCGAGCTTGGCCGTCTCCCCGTGGTCAACTTTGCGGCCGGTGGAGTTGCCACACCCGCCGATGCGGCGCTCATGATGCAGCTCGGCTGCGACGGTGTCTTTGTCGGAAGCGGAATTTTCAAGTCTGGAGACCCTGCTAAGCGAGCCAAGGCCATCGTGCGAGCCACAACACACTTTAGGGATGCCAAGGTTCTTGCAGAGACTAGCACTGGACTTGGCGAGGCCATGGTTGGAATCAACTGCGATAGCATGAAGCCAGAGGAGAAGCTTGCTGGACGAGGAtggtaa